The window TCGCCACCCAATGTAATGTTGTTAGCATGACAGCCACCGGAACAGAAGAATTTCGCCCAACATTCAGCACAAATTGGCTTAGAGAATACATGTGTATTACGGAAATCTTTAGGAATCTCTGTATTTTGTAAACCATCATACACATTACCAAGCACGTATCCATCTTTGCCTACAAATTGATGGCATGGATAAATATCACCATTTGGTACAATCGCCATATATTCATGACCTGCCCCACAACCTCGAAGGCGTTTCGCCATACATGGCCCACGATATAAATCCATGCGGAAGTGGAAGAAGTTAAACTTCTCACCCCAGCCTTCTAACTGGCGTTGTAAATAAATATCTGCTAGTTTTTCATATTCTTTCTCTAAAGCTGGCCAATCTTCTTCACGAAGTACATAGTCCCCTTCTTCACCGACAACAGGCTCCATGGACAAATGCTCAAAGCCGAGATCAGACATTGCCATAACGTCTTTAGTAAAGTCTAAGTTTTTATGTGTATACGTACCACGTACATAGTATTCAAGACCGTGACGCTGTTTTACAGCATTGACAAGATTCTTTGCAATATATTTATAGGATTCAGCACCACTACCCGCTACAGGTCGCATCGCATTATGAACGGATTCACGACCATCCAAAGATAATACAAGACTCATCTTATGCTCATTCACATAATCAATTTTATCTTGTGTTAAAAGCATACCATTCGTGGTCAATGTAAGTTTGAAGATTTTGTTGTGCTTTTCTTGAATGGATTCAATGTATTCAACCGTTTGCTTAACAACATCCCAGTTCAACAATGGCTCACCACCGAAAAAGTCAATTTCACAATGTTGGCGAGGTCCACTCATTTTAATAAGAAAGTCCACAGCTCGTTTTGCTACATCAAAGCTCATCAATT of the Veillonella parvula genome contains:
- the scfB gene encoding thioether cross-link-forming SCIFF peptide maturase; the encoded protein is MLELKPMIHKFRMKDNYYCLDVNSGIIHVIDELIDRVLDIYDGTNRDAVHAALDAKEDAVELDEIMDELDELIKAEQLFAPMSKEFKLVVGEKPIVKALCLNIAHDCNLACKYCFASQGDYGGVKRELMSFDVAKRAVDFLIKMSGPRQHCEIDFFGGEPLLNWDVVKQTVEYIESIQEKHNKIFKLTLTTNGMLLTQDKIDYVNEHKMSLVLSLDGRESVHNAMRPVAGSGAESYKYIAKNLVNAVKQRHGLEYYVRGTYTHKNLDFTKDVMAMSDLGFEHLSMEPVVGEEGDYVLREEDWPALEKEYEKLADIYLQRQLEGWGEKFNFFHFRMDLYRGPCMAKRLRGCGAGHEYMAIVPNGDIYPCHQFVGKDGYVLGNVYDGLQNTEIPKDFRNTHVFSKPICAECWAKFFCSGGCHANNITLGGDLETPYEFGCRLQKKRIECAIMIQAELEQAGIDGSIPVALG